ACCTGACCCTGGGCGCCGAGATGACCAGGGAGCAATTAGACCGGGCTGTCGAGATATTGGGACTGCAGAGGATATTGGACAAGATGCCCAGCGGTCTGGAGTCGGAACTGACTGAAAGGGGGGCCAACCTCTCCCAGGGCGAGCGCCAGCTGGTATCCTTTGCCCGGGCCCTGGCCTTCGATCCGCAGATACTGATCCTGGACGAAGCCACCTCCTCGGTGGATCCCATGTCGGAACGGCTGATCCAGCAGGGCATCAGAAGACTGCTGGAGGGTAGGACCGCAGTCATCGTGGCCCACCGGCTCTCCACTATACTGGACGCCGATAAAATAATGGTGATACATAAGGGGCGGATCGTGGAATCCGGCAGGCATCAGGAGCTGTTGGAGAAGAACGGTTATTACGCTAAATTGTACCGGATACAATTTGCTTGATAAGCATTATTAATTATGGATTCCCGCCTGCGCGGGAATGACACAAAGCATTTATTCAATAATAAAAATGTATTAGGTTTATATGTCAAACAAAATAGAAAATAAAAAAGACACCGGCAGTTTAAAGCTCATCTTCGGGTGGCTGTACCGCTACTGGAGATCGCACAAACTAAAGCTTCTGGTGCTGATGATCATGACCCTGGTCTACACCGCGCTGGCCATCAGCTACCCCATCTTCTTCAAGATGGTGGTGGACGGTCTGATTAACAAGCTTCCGGCTCATCAGTTGAACCGCTACGTGTTGTATCTGTTGCTGTTGGGGGCCGGGGCGGCCTTAGTCAACTGGATACTGATGTCCACCCGGGGCTGGACCAACATGAATATCGAGGCCGAGTTCAGGAACAACATCTTCGCCAACCTAACCAGGCTGGGGCCGTCAACCCTGTCCTCCTACCGGACCGGGGATGTGGTTACCCGGCTGACCGACGACCTGGCGGAGAAACTATCCTGGTTCACCTGCTCCGGTCTGTTCCGGGCGGTGCAGGGAGTAGTCTTGCTGAGCTTTATATTGATAGTGATGTTCAGGATGAACCCCACCCTGGCGGCTTTTTCACTGCTACCGGTGCCGGTGGTAGCCGGACTGTTTCTGTTCAACGAGAGGACCTTCGAGAGACGCTATCAAAAATTGCAGGGCGCCATCTCGGCGGTCAACGATTTCCTGGAGGCCTGCTTCTCCGGTATCCGGGTGCTCAAGGTCTACAACCGTCAGGAGCACCAGAGACAGGGTTTCTCCCGGGCTATGGACCACCGGATAAAGGCCGAGGTCAGAAGCATCCAATCGGAGGGGCTGTTCAACTCGTCGAATATATTCATCGATCAGCTGGGAGTCCTGGTGGTGCTGCTGGTGGGCGGATACCTGGTCATCAAGGGAAGCCTGACCCTGGGCAGCTTCGTGGCTTTTAATACCTACAGCCTGATGCTGATCGAGCCCCTGTGGAACATTGGGTATTTCTTCGTCTCGGCCAAGCGGGGCTCGGTGTCCTATGCCCGGGCCCATGAGTTGGAGATAGCTTTGGCTGAAGT
This window of the Candidatus Edwardsbacteria bacterium genome carries:
- a CDS encoding ABC transporter ATP-binding protein/permease, with protein sequence MSNKIENKKDTGSLKLIFGWLYRYWRSHKLKLLVLMIMTLVYTALAISYPIFFKMVVDGLINKLPAHQLNRYVLYLLLLGAGAALVNWILMSTRGWTNMNIEAEFRNNIFANLTRLGPSTLSSYRTGDVVTRLTDDLAEKLSWFTCSGLFRAVQGVVLLSFILIVMFRMNPTLAAFSLLPVPVVAGLFLFNERTFERRYQKLQGAISAVNDFLEACFSGIRVLKVYNRQEHQRQGFSRAMDHRIKAEVRSIQSEGLFNSSNIFIDQLGVLVVLLVGGYLVIKGSLTLGSFVAFNTYSLMLIEPLWNIGYFFVSAKRGSVSYARAHELEIALAEVGDPPNPKEISFNRTIDFEKVSFGYGKSDKLQLKDISFSVDKGQKVALMGEVGCGKTTLVHLLLRLHDPTSGSVSIDGTDIKDFSLAGLRSIIGYAPQEALLFSDSILNNVIFHREEVDNDRAVEAGRISQLEKEVKGFAKGYDTLIGQRGTSLSGGQKQRASLARAIVERITQGHPKILILDDITSALDGTTEALVWQELNEKLPNVTCFIISHRTSTIERADKILVLKDGQIVEQGSHQELMANDGYYVTLREKEKLQENGNGNVVK